In the genome of Burkholderia diffusa, one region contains:
- a CDS encoding tyrosine-type recombinase/integrase, with protein sequence MSLPPSPDTPVRPEEKDLFDRGAADWIVAPEAAFDAWLAMQDYRRSSADVYRAQWGAFLAWLRIHQKNLATVDTATIANFVSELPIRKTQRMRYLRLIERVLDHIRRTELASTNPARFIAQDGEANWRQARDNEPTGFLTPNERAKLLAYLFSPIGVSGSAYWKERRDRALVAAFLGAGVKTGEARVLTISCINASGTSLQIPSTHPDFARETHLASFAIALLEAWLLERKRQEIPGELVFPASHAGRPMHKATMLRAIDAIVESAGLTSSRTARASPQTLRNTYAAELFEHDVPPERVGKWLGFMRPISSNRLHRAWKNWRDDLANGDAFEQDETH encoded by the coding sequence ATGTCCCTTCCACCGTCCCCCGACACGCCCGTTCGCCCGGAAGAAAAGGATTTGTTCGACCGCGGTGCAGCCGACTGGATCGTCGCGCCCGAAGCCGCGTTCGACGCCTGGCTTGCCATGCAGGACTACCGCCGTTCGTCGGCCGACGTCTACCGTGCACAATGGGGCGCCTTTCTCGCATGGCTGCGCATACATCAGAAAAACCTGGCCACGGTCGATACCGCAACGATCGCGAATTTCGTCAGCGAGCTTCCCATCCGGAAGACGCAGCGAATGCGTTATTTGCGGCTGATCGAACGCGTTCTCGACCACATCCGGCGCACCGAGCTCGCGTCCACCAACCCGGCGCGCTTCATTGCTCAGGATGGCGAAGCGAACTGGCGCCAGGCCCGCGACAACGAGCCGACCGGCTTCCTGACACCAAACGAACGTGCGAAGTTGCTGGCCTACCTGTTTTCACCGATTGGCGTATCCGGCTCCGCATACTGGAAGGAGCGACGCGACCGCGCGCTCGTCGCCGCATTTCTCGGTGCCGGCGTGAAAACCGGCGAAGCACGCGTGCTCACGATTAGTTGCATCAATGCGAGCGGTACATCGCTGCAGATCCCGTCGACGCATCCCGATTTCGCGCGCGAAACCCATCTGGCCTCATTCGCAATCGCGTTGCTCGAAGCATGGCTTCTAGAGCGCAAGCGCCAGGAGATTCCAGGCGAGCTCGTGTTCCCGGCATCGCACGCCGGGCGGCCAATGCACAAGGCGACGATGCTGCGCGCGATCGATGCGATCGTCGAATCTGCGGGGCTCACGTCGTCACGCACCGCGCGCGCGAGCCCGCAAACGCTGCGCAACACTTACGCAGCCGAACTGTTCGAACACGACGTGCCACCCGAGCGGGTCGGCAAATGGCTCGGTTTCATGCGGCCGATCTCGTCGAACCGTCTTCACCGCGCATGGAAAAACTGGCGCGATGATCTCGCGAATGGTGACGCGTTCGAGCAGGACGAAACTCACTGA
- a CDS encoding TetR/AcrR family transcriptional regulator: MNTHDDFSGEPVVRDRLLDAAEALIYSGGIHATGVDAIVKRAGAARKSFYSHFESKEALVVAALERRDERWMRWFVDATLARGKSPRAHLLGMFDVLRDWFSQPEFHGCAFLNASGEIADADDPVRVVARMHKARLLAFVRGRFDAYADDVGIERRRLARVARQWLVLIDGAIGVALVSGDATVARDARATAELVLDTVSRAST; the protein is encoded by the coding sequence ATGAACACACATGATGACTTCTCCGGCGAACCGGTCGTTCGGGACAGGCTTCTCGACGCAGCCGAAGCGCTGATCTATTCGGGCGGCATCCACGCCACGGGTGTCGATGCGATCGTGAAGCGAGCGGGCGCCGCACGAAAGAGCTTTTATTCGCACTTCGAATCGAAGGAGGCGCTGGTCGTCGCCGCACTCGAGCGTCGCGACGAGCGCTGGATGCGCTGGTTCGTCGATGCCACGCTGGCGCGCGGCAAGTCGCCGCGTGCGCACTTGCTCGGCATGTTCGACGTGCTGCGCGACTGGTTCTCGCAACCGGAATTTCACGGCTGCGCGTTCCTGAACGCGTCCGGCGAGATTGCGGATGCCGACGATCCGGTACGCGTCGTCGCGCGTATGCACAAGGCGCGCTTGCTCGCGTTCGTGCGCGGGCGGTTCGACGCGTATGCCGATGACGTCGGCATCGAGCGCCGCCGACTGGCCCGCGTCGCGCGCCAATGGCTGGTGCTGATCGATGGCGCGATCGGCGTCGCGCTCGTCAGCGGCGATGCGACGGTGGCGCGCGATGCGCGTGCAACCGCCGAACTCGTTCTCGATACGGTTTCTCGGGCGTCGACGTAG
- a CDS encoding DNA-binding protein codes for MTLDEMREVIREELESLRASGARRQELSLHACKRLFFDLGIRPSAANVRDLTQTGSASDIPKDIDHFWERIRSASKIRLDGAAIPKVVEEKAGALLGALYEEALKAARESLDVDREQVRAGLTDAEQRLRDAMVRQETLEAALTRSETRNEQLQARVTELEVLLASQSTHGSANEATLLTTVARLEKELAAMAGRVDTEQAQNATLRDRIDALQAELQQRTEHYAQQIKDAVAEAERRVKPMLVELDSLRSMASTYQSGLRDVQRKEFDFLQQLSSAKARADRLEEQLRTQSDELDRATRDVNTLRASRGMHPEISALIRRLADAGQLDAEAFSAIGTSLDHEIPVPTQCPRCDGEPELSHGDDGFEVSCPECEHASGPWPSRFEAIARFARD; via the coding sequence ATGACGCTGGATGAAATGCGTGAAGTCATCCGTGAAGAACTGGAATCGCTCCGCGCGAGCGGCGCCCGCCGCCAGGAGCTGTCGCTGCATGCGTGCAAGCGGTTGTTCTTCGATCTCGGTATCCGACCGTCGGCTGCCAACGTTCGCGACCTGACCCAGACCGGCAGCGCCAGCGACATTCCAAAGGACATCGACCATTTCTGGGAACGGATCCGTTCCGCATCGAAAATTCGGCTCGACGGTGCGGCGATCCCGAAAGTGGTCGAAGAAAAGGCAGGCGCATTGCTCGGCGCGCTATATGAAGAGGCGTTGAAAGCAGCCAGGGAAAGCCTCGACGTCGATCGCGAACAGGTTCGCGCAGGTCTGACCGACGCGGAACAGCGGCTGCGCGACGCCATGGTTCGCCAGGAAACCCTCGAGGCCGCACTAACGCGCAGCGAAACCCGCAACGAGCAGCTGCAGGCGCGCGTGACCGAACTCGAAGTGCTGCTGGCGTCGCAATCGACACACGGTTCGGCAAACGAGGCGACGCTGCTCACCACGGTGGCCCGACTTGAAAAGGAACTGGCCGCCATGGCCGGCCGCGTCGACACCGAGCAAGCGCAGAACGCTACGCTGCGCGACCGCATCGACGCGCTGCAAGCCGAATTGCAGCAGCGCACCGAACACTATGCGCAGCAGATCAAGGATGCGGTAGCCGAAGCCGAACGCCGCGTCAAACCGATGCTGGTCGAGCTGGACTCGCTGCGCAGCATGGCGTCGACCTACCAGAGCGGTTTGCGCGACGTACAGCGCAAGGAATTTGATTTTCTTCAACAACTGAGTTCGGCCAAGGCCCGCGCGGACCGGCTCGAAGAACAGCTACGCACCCAGAGCGACGAACTGGACCGTGCGACGCGCGATGTGAATACGCTGCGCGCGAGCCGCGGGATGCACCCGGAGATTTCCGCGCTGATTCGGCGCCTGGCCGATGCGGGTCAGCTCGATGCGGAAGCGTTTTCCGCGATCGGGACGTCACTGGACCATGAGATTCCGGTGCCGACTCAGTGTCCGCGTTGCGACGGCGAACCGGAGTTGTCGCACGGTGACGACGGGTTCGAAGTGTCGTGCCCCGAATGCGAACATGCGTCGGGGCCCTGGCCGTCCCGATTCGAAGCGATCGCGCGCTTTGCGCGCGACTGA
- a CDS encoding helix-turn-helix domain-containing protein — protein MASSSASRRTPSGAAPQPPGVTPPRVGEQIQRLRNERRLTLDDLSRAAGVSKSMLSEIERDKANPTIAVAWRLTNALGITLDELFSQPKAPETIRVDGPHDIPTLAGHDGRYQLRVWGPIDLAGKFEWYELTLPGGGALVSNAHEPGTREHLTVLQGAMEIEAAAASRRLKAGDTARYPADAPHAIRNPGKAEARALLIVIHR, from the coding sequence ATGGCAAGTTCCTCCGCGTCGCGGCGCACGCCTTCCGGCGCCGCACCGCAGCCGCCGGGCGTGACGCCGCCGCGCGTCGGCGAGCAAATCCAGCGCCTGCGCAACGAGCGCCGGCTGACCCTCGACGACCTGTCGCGCGCAGCCGGCGTATCGAAGTCGATGCTCTCCGAGATCGAGCGCGACAAGGCCAATCCGACGATCGCGGTTGCATGGCGGCTCACGAATGCGCTCGGGATCACGCTCGACGAGCTGTTCTCTCAGCCGAAGGCGCCGGAGACGATTCGCGTGGACGGCCCGCACGACATCCCGACGCTCGCCGGCCACGACGGCCGCTATCAATTGCGCGTATGGGGCCCGATCGACCTGGCCGGCAAGTTCGAGTGGTACGAACTGACGCTGCCGGGGGGCGGCGCGCTCGTGTCGAACGCGCACGAACCCGGAACGCGCGAGCACCTCACCGTACTGCAGGGCGCGATGGAAATCGAAGCTGCGGCGGCGAGCCGACGCCTGAAAGCGGGCGACACCGCACGCTACCCGGCCGACGCGCCGCACGCGATCCGCAATCCTGGCAAGGCCGAAGCGCGCGCACTACTGATCGTGATCCATCGCTGA
- a CDS encoding DUF1348 family protein produces the protein MSASPEVRPPVPPFTLDTARQKVRAAEDAWNTRDPQRVSLAYTPQSRWRNRAEFVTGRDEIVGLLQRKWTRELDYRLIKELWAFGGNRIAVRFAYEWHDDAGNWFRSYGNENWEFDENGLMAHRHASINDLPIREADRLYHWPLGRRPDDHPGLSDLGL, from the coding sequence ATGTCCGCTTCCCCGGAAGTTCGTCCGCCCGTTCCGCCCTTCACGCTCGATACGGCGCGCCAGAAAGTGCGTGCCGCGGAGGATGCGTGGAACACGCGCGACCCGCAGCGCGTCTCGCTCGCCTATACGCCGCAGAGCCGATGGCGCAATCGCGCGGAGTTCGTGACGGGCCGCGACGAGATCGTCGGACTGCTGCAGCGGAAATGGACGCGCGAGCTCGACTACCGGCTGATCAAGGAGCTGTGGGCGTTCGGCGGCAATCGCATCGCGGTGCGATTCGCATACGAATGGCATGACGACGCCGGCAACTGGTTCCGCTCATACGGAAACGAAAACTGGGAGTTCGACGAAAACGGCTTGATGGCGCATCGCCACGCGAGCATCAACGACCTGCCGATTCGCGAGGCGGATCGCCTGTACCACTGGCCGCTCGGTCGCCGTCCGGACGATCATCCCGGCCTGTCCGATCTCGGCCTCTGA
- a CDS encoding DUF2471 family protein — MTEEQDLAALSFKAAAHDLELIVRHIAGRYIHQRVPLSWRLLHAIEAEALADLGFASRHEAGMRQLFERPPDMTFPETDDPIDFGRSNALPAVFSFAVLAYEAAARSQETAARERAHRPSKAWGD, encoded by the coding sequence ATGACAGAAGAACAAGATTTGGCCGCGCTCAGCTTCAAGGCTGCCGCGCACGACCTGGAGTTGATTGTTCGCCACATAGCCGGACGCTACATTCATCAGCGCGTCCCGCTGTCGTGGCGCCTGCTGCACGCCATCGAAGCCGAGGCGCTCGCCGATCTCGGCTTTGCCAGCCGGCACGAAGCCGGCATGCGCCAGTTGTTCGAACGGCCACCTGACATGACCTTTCCGGAAACGGACGATCCGATCGACTTCGGACGATCGAATGCGCTGCCCGCTGTCTTCTCGTTCGCGGTCCTCGCGTATGAAGCTGCGGCCAGGTCGCAGGAGACAGCCGCCCGCGAGCGTGCCCATCGCCCTTCCAAGGCGTGGGGCGACTGA
- a CDS encoding glycine C-acetyltransferase gives MRDAFLAQVRGTLDQIRADGFYKTEREIASPQAAAVRLASGAGVLNFCANNYLGLANDPRLIAAAQAGLDQDGFGMASVRFICGTQTVHKQLESALASFLGTEDSILYSSCFDANGGLFETLLDENDAVISDELNHASIIDGIRLCKAKRFRYKNNDLSDLEAKLKEADAAGARHKLIATDGVFSMDGIIADLKGICDLADRYGALVMVDDSHAVGFIGAHGRGTPEHCGVDGRVDIITGTLGKALGGASGGYVAARREIVELLRQRSRPYLFSNTLTPSIAAASLKVLELLGSDEGAKLRERVRENGARFREQMTAAGFTLVPGAHPIIPVMLGDAQLATRMADKLLEEGVYVIGFSFPVVPRGRARIRTQMSAAHTPEQIDRTVAAFVRVGKSLGIV, from the coding sequence ATGCGTGATGCCTTTCTCGCCCAGGTGCGCGGGACGCTCGACCAGATCCGCGCGGACGGTTTTTACAAGACCGAGCGCGAGATCGCGAGTCCCCAGGCGGCGGCCGTGCGGCTCGCCAGCGGTGCCGGCGTGCTGAATTTCTGCGCGAACAACTATCTGGGTCTGGCGAATGACCCGCGCCTGATCGCCGCGGCGCAGGCCGGTCTCGACCAGGACGGCTTCGGCATGGCGTCGGTGCGCTTCATCTGCGGCACGCAAACCGTGCACAAGCAGCTCGAAAGCGCGCTGGCGTCGTTTCTCGGCACGGAAGACAGCATCCTCTATTCGAGCTGCTTCGATGCGAATGGCGGCCTGTTCGAGACGCTGCTCGACGAGAACGACGCGGTGATCAGCGACGAGCTGAACCACGCGAGCATCATCGACGGCATCCGCCTCTGCAAGGCGAAGCGCTTCCGCTACAAGAACAACGACCTGTCCGACCTCGAGGCGAAGCTGAAGGAGGCCGACGCAGCGGGCGCGCGCCACAAGTTGATCGCGACCGACGGCGTGTTTTCGATGGACGGCATCATCGCCGACCTGAAAGGCATCTGTGACCTCGCCGATCGTTACGGCGCACTCGTCATGGTGGACGATTCGCACGCGGTCGGCTTCATCGGCGCGCATGGTCGCGGTACGCCCGAGCACTGCGGTGTCGACGGTCGCGTCGATATCATCACCGGCACGCTCGGCAAGGCGCTGGGCGGTGCATCGGGCGGCTATGTCGCGGCCCGCCGCGAGATCGTCGAATTGCTGCGCCAGCGTTCGCGCCCGTACCTGTTCTCGAACACGCTGACGCCGAGCATCGCCGCGGCGTCACTGAAGGTGCTGGAACTGCTCGGCAGCGACGAAGGCGCGAAGTTGCGCGAACGCGTGCGCGAGAACGGTGCACGTTTCCGCGAGCAGATGACTGCCGCGGGTTTCACGCTCGTGCCGGGTGCGCATCCGATCATCCCGGTGATGCTCGGTGACGCGCAGCTTGCAACCAGGATGGCTGACAAGTTGCTCGAAGAAGGTGTCTACGTGATCGGCTTCTCGTTCCCGGTCGTGCCGCGCGGTCGCGCACGCATCCGCACGCAGATGAGCGCCGCGCATACGCCCGAACAGATCGATCGGACGGTCGCCGCGTTCGTGCGCGTCGGCAAGTCTCTCGGCATCGTCTGA
- a CDS encoding LysR substrate-binding domain-containing protein translates to MNKSPNLDDLRVFSLVVRLTSFSMAAEQLAVSPAYVSKRIALLEAQLGTRLLHRSTRRVTVTEAGERVFARAEKILDDVDHLVEDVSTTRTVPRGTLRISSSFGFGRHVVAPALLDFSARYPQLNVRLDLFDRIVDVAGEGYDLDVRIGDEIADHLIARRLAANYRVLCASPDYLARRGTPRTLADLASHDCLAIKERDHPFGVWRLNLRGETATVKVGGALSTNHGEVAVQWALAGRGIVLRSVWEAGPLIERGALRRVLPDVIQPANIWAVYPERVAASAKVRVCVDFLAEALAGLNAAAGDDAT, encoded by the coding sequence GTGAACAAATCGCCGAATCTCGACGACCTGCGCGTCTTCAGCCTGGTCGTCCGCCTGACGAGTTTCAGCATGGCCGCCGAACAGCTCGCGGTATCGCCTGCCTATGTGAGCAAGCGCATCGCGCTGCTCGAGGCGCAGCTCGGCACGCGGCTGCTGCATCGCTCGACGCGCCGCGTAACGGTCACGGAGGCCGGCGAACGGGTATTCGCGCGTGCCGAGAAGATTCTCGACGACGTCGATCATCTCGTCGAGGACGTGTCGACCACGCGCACGGTGCCGCGCGGCACGCTGCGCATCTCGAGCAGCTTCGGCTTCGGCCGTCATGTCGTTGCGCCGGCGTTGCTCGACTTCTCCGCGCGCTATCCGCAGCTCAACGTCCGGCTCGATCTGTTCGACCGGATCGTCGACGTCGCGGGCGAAGGCTACGACCTCGACGTGCGCATCGGCGACGAGATCGCAGATCACCTGATCGCACGTCGTCTTGCCGCAAACTATCGTGTGTTGTGCGCGTCGCCCGACTATCTCGCACGGCGCGGCACGCCGCGCACGCTCGCGGATCTCGCATCGCACGACTGTCTCGCGATCAAGGAGCGTGACCATCCGTTCGGCGTCTGGCGGCTGAACCTGCGCGGAGAAACGGCGACGGTGAAGGTCGGCGGCGCCCTGTCGACCAACCACGGCGAGGTGGCCGTGCAATGGGCGCTGGCCGGGCGCGGGATCGTGCTGCGCTCGGTCTGGGAAGCGGGACCGCTGATCGAACGCGGCGCCCTGCGTCGCGTGCTGCCGGACGTGATTCAGCCGGCGAACATCTGGGCGGTGTATCCGGAACGCGTCGCGGCTTCGGCGAAAGTGCGCGTGTGCGTCGATTTTCTCGCGGAGGCGCTCGCCGGATTGAATGCCGCCGCGGGTGACGATGCGACCTGA
- a CDS encoding replication initiation protein — protein MATKRAKKTDVDVVSASSAELRKAVEAIAIQPKSGKITLLTRKLFNVLLAVAQQADDSGDTYRALLSDIVANSAFDSNDTALVKEHLRRMVSVQVEWSTGTSSQKPGRKWGISTLIADAEILEDPATRRVWVEFSFAPKIKKKLLDPVQYARLSLQFQSQLRSSAGLALYEICVRYLTNPSHLTMREPWEWWRPILSGTPDTEAGDEAKREYKYFKRDYLRPAIAEVNAVTNIFVELIEHREGRRVAEIQFRVTERKQPMLALDEHPNVFDSTLVDRMVKLGIPLKEAQTLYADSEENRIRAALQMTEQRMRSTTLPPVRSAPALFKDALKKGYAPPVESVDTLPSGTPAAKAVSAQPDDLKARLLSEFAAFRRKEAKVLYEEQGDAEREVARESFESEVLPTMGSHLRDDWRKRGLDSKLAETAFFDWLAQKTWGEPTDGDLLSFTLNQSRAA, from the coding sequence ATGGCCACGAAGCGCGCCAAGAAAACCGATGTGGATGTGGTGAGTGCCAGTTCAGCCGAATTGCGTAAGGCCGTCGAGGCGATCGCAATTCAGCCGAAGAGCGGCAAGATCACGCTCCTGACCCGCAAGCTGTTCAACGTTCTGCTCGCCGTCGCGCAGCAGGCCGACGACTCGGGCGATACCTATCGCGCGCTGCTGTCGGACATCGTCGCCAACTCCGCCTTCGATTCGAACGACACTGCTCTGGTGAAGGAACACCTGCGCCGTATGGTGTCGGTCCAGGTCGAATGGAGTACGGGGACGTCGAGCCAGAAGCCGGGCCGCAAGTGGGGGATCTCGACACTGATCGCCGATGCCGAAATTCTCGAGGATCCGGCCACCCGCCGCGTGTGGGTCGAATTCTCATTTGCACCGAAGATCAAGAAGAAGCTGCTCGACCCGGTCCAGTACGCGCGTCTGAGCCTTCAGTTCCAAAGCCAGCTGCGCAGCAGCGCTGGTCTTGCGCTCTACGAAATCTGCGTGCGTTATCTGACGAACCCGAGCCACCTGACGATGCGCGAGCCGTGGGAATGGTGGCGGCCGATCCTGTCGGGCACGCCGGATACGGAGGCCGGCGACGAGGCGAAGCGCGAGTACAAGTACTTCAAGCGCGACTACCTGCGTCCGGCGATCGCCGAGGTCAATGCGGTCACCAACATCTTCGTCGAGCTGATCGAGCATCGCGAAGGGCGGCGGGTCGCGGAGATCCAGTTCCGCGTGACCGAGCGCAAACAGCCGATGCTCGCGCTCGACGAGCATCCGAACGTGTTCGACAGCACGCTGGTCGACCGGATGGTGAAGCTCGGGATTCCGCTCAAGGAAGCGCAGACGCTCTACGCGGACAGCGAGGAAAACCGGATTCGCGCCGCGCTGCAGATGACCGAGCAGCGGATGCGCAGCACGACGCTGCCACCGGTGCGCAGTGCGCCCGCGTTGTTCAAGGATGCGCTGAAGAAGGGTTATGCGCCGCCGGTCGAGTCCGTCGACACGCTGCCTTCCGGCACGCCTGCCGCGAAGGCCGTCTCGGCGCAGCCGGACGATTTGAAGGCGCGTCTGTTGAGCGAATTCGCGGCGTTCCGCCGCAAGGAAGCGAAGGTGTTGTACGAGGAGCAGGGCGACGCGGAACGCGAAGTGGCGCGTGAGTCGTTCGAGTCGGAGGTGTTGCCGACGATGGGCTCGCACCTGCGCGACGACTGGCGCAAGCGCGGTCTCGATTCGAAGCTGGCCGAGACGGCGTTTTTCGACTGGCTCGCCCAGAAGACCTGGGGCGAGCCGACCGACGGCGACCTGCTGTCATTTACCCTGAACCAGTCTCGGGCCGCCTGA
- a CDS encoding tartrate dehydrogenase, which produces MSDKTYKIAVIPGDGIGREVMPEGLRALDAVTARFGIRFQFEQIDWASCDYYARHGKMMPDDWKVRLSGMDAILFGAVGWPATVPDHISLWGSLLKFRREFDQYINLRPARLFDGVPSPLAGRKAGDIDFMIVRENTEGEYSSVGGTMFEGTEREVVMQQSIFTRHGTERVLKFAFELAQRRAKRLTVATKSNGIAISMPWWDARAAEMGERYPEIAVDKQHIDILCARFVLQPDRFDVVVASNLFGDILSDLGPACTGTIGIAPSANLNPDRKFPSLFEPVHGSAPDIAGQYIANPIAMIWSAAMMLDFLGNGAGREREAHDAIVAAIEDVLRTGPRTRDLGGQAGTQEVGEAIASRIAG; this is translated from the coding sequence ATGAGCGACAAGACGTACAAGATTGCCGTCATCCCCGGTGACGGCATCGGCCGTGAAGTGATGCCCGAAGGCCTGCGCGCGCTCGACGCGGTGACGGCGCGCTTCGGCATCCGTTTCCAGTTCGAGCAGATCGACTGGGCGAGCTGCGACTACTACGCCCGGCACGGCAAGATGATGCCGGACGACTGGAAGGTCCGGCTCTCCGGCATGGACGCGATCCTGTTCGGTGCGGTCGGCTGGCCCGCGACGGTGCCCGATCACATTTCGCTGTGGGGTTCGCTGCTGAAATTCCGCCGCGAATTCGACCAGTACATCAATCTGCGGCCCGCGCGCCTGTTCGACGGCGTGCCGTCGCCGCTCGCCGGCCGCAAGGCAGGCGACATCGACTTCATGATCGTGCGCGAGAACACCGAAGGCGAATATTCGTCGGTCGGCGGCACGATGTTCGAAGGCACCGAGCGCGAAGTGGTAATGCAGCAGTCGATCTTCACGCGTCACGGCACGGAGCGCGTGCTGAAGTTCGCGTTCGAGCTCGCGCAGCGCCGTGCGAAGCGCCTGACCGTCGCGACCAAGAGCAACGGCATCGCGATCAGCATGCCGTGGTGGGACGCGCGTGCGGCCGAGATGGGCGAACGCTATCCCGAGATCGCCGTCGACAAGCAGCACATCGACATCCTGTGCGCGCGCTTCGTGCTGCAGCCCGACCGCTTCGACGTGGTCGTCGCGTCGAACCTGTTCGGCGACATCCTGTCCGACCTCGGGCCGGCCTGCACGGGCACGATCGGCATCGCGCCGTCGGCGAACCTGAACCCCGATCGCAAGTTTCCGTCGCTGTTCGAACCGGTGCACGGCTCCGCGCCGGACATCGCGGGCCAGTACATCGCGAACCCGATCGCGATGATCTGGTCCGCGGCGATGATGCTCGACTTTCTCGGTAACGGCGCGGGTCGCGAACGAGAAGCGCACGATGCGATCGTTGCGGCGATCGAAGACGTGCTGCGCACCGGGCCTCGCACGCGCGATCTCGGCGGTCAGGCGGGGACGCAGGAAGTGGGTGAGGCGATCGCGTCGCGGATCGCCGGCTGA
- the tdh gene encoding L-threonine 3-dehydrogenase, whose amino-acid sequence MKALAKLERGPGLTLTRVKRPEVGHNDVLIKIRRTAICGTDIHIWKWDDWAQKTIPVPMHVGHEYVGEIVEMGQEVRGFAIGDRVSGEGHITCGFCRNCRAGRRHLCRNTVGVGVNREGAFAEYLAIPAFNAFKIPPEISDDLASIFDPFGNATHTALSFNLVGEDVLITGAGPIGIMAVAIAKHVGARNVVITDINDYRLELARKMGATRAVNVARESLRDVMTDLHMTEGFDVGLEMSGVPSAFTSMLEAMNHGGKVALLGIPPAQTAIDWNQVIFKGLEIKGIYGREMFETWYKMVAMLQSGLDLSPIITHRFAADDYEKGFAAMLSGESGKVILDWTV is encoded by the coding sequence ATGAAAGCACTGGCAAAGCTCGAGCGCGGCCCGGGTCTCACGCTCACGCGCGTGAAGCGCCCCGAAGTCGGACACAACGACGTGCTGATCAAGATTCGCCGCACGGCGATCTGCGGCACCGACATCCATATCTGGAAGTGGGACGACTGGGCGCAGAAGACGATTCCCGTACCGATGCACGTCGGCCATGAATACGTCGGCGAGATCGTCGAGATGGGGCAGGAAGTGCGCGGTTTCGCGATCGGCGACCGCGTGTCCGGCGAAGGCCACATCACGTGTGGCTTCTGTCGCAACTGTCGTGCTGGCCGCCGGCATCTGTGCCGCAACACCGTAGGCGTCGGTGTGAATCGTGAGGGCGCGTTCGCCGAGTATCTGGCGATTCCCGCGTTCAACGCGTTCAAGATTCCGCCCGAGATCTCCGACGATCTCGCGTCGATCTTCGATCCGTTCGGCAACGCGACGCACACTGCGCTGTCGTTCAATCTCGTCGGCGAAGACGTGCTGATCACGGGCGCGGGCCCGATCGGCATCATGGCCGTCGCGATCGCGAAGCACGTCGGCGCGCGCAACGTCGTGATCACCGACATCAACGATTACCGGCTCGAACTCGCGCGCAAGATGGGGGCGACGCGCGCGGTCAACGTCGCACGCGAGTCGCTGCGCGACGTGATGACCGACCTGCACATGACGGAAGGTTTCGACGTCGGCCTCGAGATGTCTGGCGTGCCGAGCGCGTTCACCAGCATGCTCGAGGCGATGAATCACGGCGGCAAGGTCGCGCTGCTCGGCATTCCGCCCGCGCAGACGGCGATCGACTGGAACCAGGTGATCTTCAAGGGGCTCGAGATCAAGGGGATCTACGGTCGCGAGATGTTCGAGACCTGGTACAAGATGGTCGCGATGCTGCAAAGCGGTCTCGATCTGTCGCCGATCATCACGCATCGTTTTGCGGCCGACGATTACGAAAAAGGCTTTGCTGCGATGCTGTCCGGTGAAAGCGGCAAGGTGATTCTCGACTGGACTGTCTGA